A portion of the Stigmatella aurantiaca DW4/3-1 genome contains these proteins:
- a CDS encoding IS1182-like element ISStau8 family transposase gives MGIMRWRPPEPLSEQEEQFVKRMGRKGKLFAFLRQHRHELLDEAFQEELEGMYRDTGAGKTPVPPGLMAMATLLQGYLGASDATMVELTVFDLRVQMVLDCLGQTEPAFSQGAFYDFRHRLIREQMDQRLLEKTVEVARQRMRWEARQTKSLLKVAIDSKPLEGAGRVEDTLNLLGHAARKVVMCVAKHLEIPMSLVCQEAGIPVLLESSVKKGLDVDWNEREQKARALQKLYKQVESLKKWLKKNLPEHVTQAPLSEHLKTLEQVSRQNLEPDPNGGGVRIRWGVAEDRRVSIEDGQMRHGRKSQSKRFNGYKQHIATELEGDLILACEVTPANRPEQEAAQALQKDIERQGLQIAELYIDRGYINSPVVEEVQKKGGEVVCKAWGSQNGELFAKSAFHLNMSRRTVTCPAGQSQSFTLGHVVEFEAQKCASCPLREKCTSAASGRGRTVSIAENEPLQHRLRKLTKSPAGRARLRQRVSVEHRLAHLSRRQGHRARYRGIRKNVFDLRRAAALQNIESWQRHSAPAQQHGEPMTGS, from the coding sequence ATGGGGATCATGCGGTGGAGGCCGCCGGAGCCATTGAGCGAGCAAGAAGAGCAGTTCGTGAAGAGGATGGGGAGGAAGGGAAAGCTGTTTGCGTTCCTGCGCCAACATCGCCACGAGCTGTTGGATGAAGCCTTTCAGGAAGAACTGGAAGGGATGTACCGAGACACGGGAGCGGGAAAGACGCCAGTGCCGCCGGGACTGATGGCGATGGCGACACTGTTGCAAGGCTACCTGGGAGCCTCGGACGCAACGATGGTGGAACTGACAGTGTTCGACCTGCGAGTGCAGATGGTGCTGGATTGCCTGGGACAAACAGAGCCGGCCTTCAGCCAGGGAGCCTTCTACGACTTTCGGCATCGTCTGATTCGAGAGCAGATGGACCAGAGGCTGTTGGAAAAGACGGTGGAGGTGGCGCGCCAGCGGATGAGGTGGGAGGCGCGCCAGACCAAGAGCCTGCTGAAAGTGGCCATCGACTCGAAGCCGTTGGAGGGAGCGGGGCGAGTGGAGGACACGCTCAACCTGTTGGGTCATGCGGCGCGCAAGGTGGTGATGTGTGTGGCCAAGCACTTGGAAATTCCAATGAGTTTAGTGTGCCAAGAGGCAGGCATCCCCGTGTTGCTGGAATCGAGCGTGAAGAAGGGGCTGGATGTGGACTGGAACGAGCGTGAGCAAAAAGCCCGAGCGCTCCAGAAGTTGTACAAGCAGGTAGAGTCCTTGAAGAAGTGGCTGAAAAAGAACCTACCTGAGCACGTGACGCAGGCCCCGTTATCCGAGCACCTGAAGACGCTGGAGCAGGTGAGCCGCCAGAATCTGGAGCCCGACCCCAACGGAGGAGGAGTGCGAATCCGCTGGGGAGTGGCCGAAGACAGGCGAGTGTCCATTGAAGATGGGCAAATGCGCCACGGCCGCAAGAGTCAGAGCAAGCGTTTCAACGGCTACAAGCAGCACATCGCCACGGAGTTGGAGGGGGACCTCATCCTTGCGTGTGAAGTGACGCCCGCGAATCGTCCCGAGCAGGAGGCAGCGCAAGCGCTCCAGAAGGACATCGAGCGGCAGGGCTTACAGATTGCAGAATTGTATATAGATAGAGGGTATATCAACAGCCCAGTAGTGGAGGAGGTACAGAAGAAGGGCGGCGAGGTGGTCTGCAAGGCTTGGGGCAGCCAGAACGGAGAGTTGTTCGCCAAGTCCGCTTTCCATCTGAACATGAGCCGACGGACGGTGACGTGTCCTGCTGGGCAGAGCCAGTCCTTTACGCTGGGCCATGTGGTGGAATTTGAGGCACAGAAGTGCGCGAGCTGTCCGCTTCGAGAGAAGTGCACGAGCGCTGCCTCCGGCAGAGGCAGGACGGTGTCCATCGCTGAGAACGAGCCTCTTCAACACCGATTGCGCAAGCTGACGAAGAGCCCTGCTGGGCGAGCGCGCTTGCGCCAGCGCGTCAGCGTCGAACACCGGTTGGCTCATCTGTCGCGAAGGCAGGGGCATCGCGCTCGGTATCGAGGTATTCGCAAGAACGTCTTTGATTTGCGTCGCGCTGCCGCCCTTCAGAACATCGAGTCATGGCAACGCCACTCAGCACCTGCTCAGCAGCATGGGGAACCGATGACGGGCTCATAA
- a CDS encoding helix-turn-helix transcriptional regulator: MLEALEETSAARSGRRVGRRRQMRPALPRHVQKREKQLPPTLGNAAKQARNRAGLTQEEVADGAGVATEVYGRMERGLMLPSVPTLLRLCLTLQSTPDVLMGFAPLPAPRQAHEASPVPPGLHDDEDTRRLLRLLARLNRKRIQLLVKVAQGLLAPR; encoded by the coding sequence ATGCTCGAAGCCCTTGAAGAGACTTCCGCCGCGCGTTCCGGGCGCCGCGTGGGACGGCGCCGCCAGATGCGGCCCGCACTTCCGCGCCACGTCCAGAAGCGAGAGAAGCAACTGCCGCCCACGCTTGGCAACGCGGCAAAGCAGGCGAGGAACCGCGCAGGACTGACACAGGAGGAAGTAGCCGACGGGGCAGGGGTAGCGACGGAAGTCTATGGGCGCATGGAGCGGGGTTTGATGCTCCCGAGCGTTCCCACCCTGCTGCGCTTGTGTCTGACGCTCCAGAGCACGCCGGATGTGCTGATGGGGTTCGCCCCTCTGCCTGCACCACGGCAAGCCCACGAGGCAAGCCCGGTGCCCCCCGGACTGCACGACGACGAGGACACGCGGCGCCTGTTACGCCTTCTGGCGCGCCTCAACCGCAAGCGGATCCAACTTCTCGTGAAGGTGGCACAAGGGCTTCTAGCGCCACGGTGA